From the Microvirgula aerodenitrificans DSM 15089 genome, the window TCGGCCTCGGACACCTCGGTCCACACCGTCATCGTGCCGAGATCGGCGATGCGCAGCAGGTTCGGGGTCTGGTAGGTCGCATTCAGCGTCTGCCCTTCACGCGCTTCCAGCGACACCACGGTGCCGGCCATCGGCGCGAAGATGCGGGTATAGCCGAGCCGCACCTCATTGCCCTTCAGCGTCGACTGGGTCTGGTCGATCTGCGCGCGCAACTGGTCGAGCCGCGCCCGCGCCGAGCGCCAGGCCGCATGCGCGATCTGCCGGTCCTCGTCGCGGGTGGCATCACCGGCAGCGAGTTGCTGCTGGCGCGCATGCTGCTGCGCGGCCAGATCGAACTGCGCCTGCTGGTCGGCCAGTTGCGCACGCAGGCTGGCCAGTGCGGCACGGCCGGCATCGACTTCGGCCTGCTGCACGCTCGGGTCGATATCGACCAGCGCGGCGCCCTGTCCGACCCGGTCGCCCGGCTGCACCGCGATACGGCGGATCTGCCCGGACACCTGCGCGCCGACATCCACATACCGGCGCGGCTGCAGGGTGCCCAGCGCGGTCACATTGTCCTCGACATCCCCCCGCGCCAGCTGCACGGTGTCCCAGCGCGGTGCGGCGCGACCGAATGCCGCCCAGGCAGCCGCACTGGCCAGCAGCAGGCCGAGGACACACAGCAGCGCACGGCGCCGCCCGGGTATTGCCCATCTCGCCATCGATCTACTTCCCGACCTCGAACGAGGTGGTGGCGGTATGCCGCACCGCTTCGTAGCGCTTGCCATCGACCGTCACCGCGCCGTTCACCCTGACCGAGACTTCCAGCAGGTAGCGACCGGGGAACGGCGTATCCAGCGTGACGCTGCCATCCTTCGCCGCCTGCAATGAGCGGTTCCACTGTGCCGAGGTCTGCACATTGACCCGGTCGGCCGCCACCGGCTTGCCCTTCCAGAACAGGCGGAAGGTATTGCCGTCCGGCCGGGTCGGCACCAGTTCCAGATCGCTGACGGCACGGGTTTCGCTGCGGCCGGCCCTGGCGTGGTAGATCGTCAGGCCGCCCTGGCCATCCAGCTGGCGCGCCTCGGCGCGCACGTCGCCGGACGCCCCGGCCTCCACGGCGAAACCGCTGCCGGCACGGCTCAGCGGCAGGGCCTTGCCGTCGGCGAGGAAGGCGCGCGGCGCGAGCAGCGTGCCGGCATCGTCGTCCGCCCGGGGGGACGACAGCTCGCCCAGTCGCAGCGAAACGGCGCCATCATCGGTACGCGCCGCCCACAGATAGGCGGCCTGCGCCGGCAACGACAGGCCGGCGGCAAGGGTTACGGCAATCAGTGCCTGGCAGGCAATACGCATCGGGAATTTCCTTGCAAAATGCGGCGGCGGGAACGGCAGCGTGCCGGTCCCGCCGCTATCAACGACAGTCAGAAGGTGTATTTGACCGACGCCATCACATTGAACGGCGCGCCGTAGAAACTGCTGGACGAGGTGGAGTAGTACTTCTTGTCGAATACGTTGTTCAGGTTCAGCGATGCGCTCAGCTGGCGCGAGAAGCGGTAGCGCGCCATCAGGTCGAGCACGGCGTAGTCGGGCTGGGTGAAGCGCTCGCCGTGCGGGCCGACCCTGTCGCTGTAGATGCTGCTCTGCCACACCAGCGCGCCGCCGATGGTCAGCGGATTCCAGGCGCCGGGCAGCGTGTAGGCGGTCGACAGTTTGAACAGGTCTTCCGGGGCGACGGTATTGACCGGCTTGCCCTGCGCGTCTTCCGAGGTGCGATGGGTAAAGCCGCCGGCGACCTGCCAGCCGGTCAGCACTTCGCCGGACACTTCGACTTCGAAGCCACGGCTCTTCGTGCCCTTGGCTGCCTTGTAGGCCGTATTGCCGTCCGGCGTCAGATGTCCGACATCCTCGACCGCCAGGTTGTCCTGATCGACCTTGAACACCGCCAGGCTGGCGTTCAGCCTGCCGTCGTAGAACGCCCCCTTGATCCCGGCCTCATAGCTGTTGCCCTCAAGCGGATCGAGGTACTGGCCACTGCTGTCCTTGCTGTCCTGCGGCTTGAAGATATTGGTGTAGCTGGTGTAGACCGACCAGTTGTCGTTCAGGTCGTAGACCACGCCCAGATACGGGGTGACCACGCCATGCTTGCCGCGCTTGCCCGAATCGCTGCTGCCGTCGTAGTAATGGTTGTAGGTGTCCTGCGACCAGTTGCTGACCCGGCTGCCGACAATCACCGACAGCGCGTCGGTCGGGCGGAAGCGCGCCGTCATGTAGGCGCCGGACTGGCGCTCGCTGAAGTGATAGTTGCCGCTCTGGGCAATATCCGGCTTGGCCGGGTTGCTGCCATCCCACTTGTAGATATCCGGCACCGACGAGTCCCAGCCCGGGAAGCGCCACAGCGGATAGGTCGGGTCATCGCTGCTGGTGCGCGACATATTGAAGCCGACCACCAGGTCATGCTTGCGGCCGAACAGCGAGAACGGACCGGACGCATAGAAATCCAGCGCGTTCTGCACCGGGGTCTGGTTCCAGCGACCGGCCCACAGGCTGACGCCGGCACCGGTCTGCCGGTCCGGGTAGCCGCCACCGGCATAGCCGAGCACGGCATCGTAATGGTCGCGCGACTGGGTCAGCACCAGCTTGGCCAGCCAGTCATTGTCGAAGCGGTGTTCGAGCGAGCCGAAGAACGAGCTTTTGTGGTGGTTGTAATACGCCCAGTCGGCGCCGGAGTTGAACGAGCGGGAAAAATTGGTCTTGCTGCCGTCGCTGAAGAACAGCGGCGCGCCGGCACGACCCATATTGTTCGAGTCGTGGTGCTGGACATCGAAGCCGGCCGCCAGCGTGGTGTCCGGCGTCAGGTCCGCCTCGACGATGGCAGAGAAGACGGCCTTTCTTTCCTTCAGCCGGTCGACCCACGAGTCATTGTCCTGCAGCGCAGCAACCAGCCGCGCGCGCACATTGCCGCCCTCGGTGATCGGCACCGACAGGTCGACATCGGTACGGTAGAAATCCCACGAGCCGACCGTGGCCGATACCGAGGCCTCGAACTCGCGTTTTGGCCGCTTGCGCACCAGGTTGACGGTCGCTGACGGGCTGCCGACGCCGTTCATCAGCCCGGTGGCGCCGCGCACGACCTCGACCCGGTCGTACAGCGCCATGTCGTTCACGTCCTGGGTGCTGTTGCTGTATTGCGGAATGCCGTCGATCTGGTAGTTCTCGATGGCGAAACCGCGCGAGTACAGCGCATTGCTGTCGGTACCGGCCGCACCGGCCTGGGTGACGGTGATGCCGACGGTCGCCTTCAGCACTTCATCGATCTGGGTCAGGCCACGATCGTCCATCTGCTGGCGGGTAATCACGCTGACCGACTGCGGCGTCTCGCGCAGCGACAGCGGCAACTTGGTCGCGGTGCTGGTCGAGCCGGTGGTATAGGAACCGGTGCCATCGGTGCGGGCGCCAAGCCCGCGCGCATTGACGTCGACCGCAGCCAGCGTCTGCACGCCGGCCAGCGAGCCGGCAGCCTCGCCCGCCGGTTTCGGTGCGGTTTTCAGCACATAACCGCCGCTGCCGTTCGCCACGGCTTCCAGGCCGGTACCGGCCAGCAGCCGGGCAAAGCCCTGCTGCGGCGTATAGCGGCCGTCGAGGCCGGGACTGGTCTTGCCCGCCGTCACTGCCGGGTCGAACGACAGCAGTACCCCGGCGCTGGCGGCAAAGCCCGACAGCACCCGTCCCAGCGGCCCGGCGGCGATGTGGTGGTTCTTGCCGGCAGTGGCGGCGGCCGGCTCGGCGGCCAGCGCCGGCAGCGACAACGACGTCAGCGACAGGCCGAGCAGCGCGGCGGTCACGGCCAGCGCCAGCGGATCAGGCTTGCGGCAAGGGGCAGTCGCCGCCATTCGGGTGGCGTGCGGGCGACCAGTGGTCATGCGGATTCTCCGATTCAGGGAAGCAGGTGGAAGAAGGCCGGCCCGGTCGCGTGGCGACGGCGCCAGTCATCAGCTCTTACTTTCCATGCCAAT encodes:
- a CDS encoding efflux RND transporter periplasmic adaptor subunit, whose product is MARWAIPGRRRALLCVLGLLLASAAAWAAFGRAAPRWDTVQLARGDVEDNVTALGTLQPRRYVDVGAQVSGQIRRIAVQPGDRVGQGAALVDIDPSVQQAEVDAGRAALASLRAQLADQQAQFDLAAQQHARQQQLAAGDATRDEDRQIAHAAWRSARARLDQLRAQIDQTQSTLKGNEVRLGYTRIFAPMAGTVVSLEAREGQTLNATYQTPNLLRIADLGTMTVWTEVSEADVHRVKPGMAVYFTTLGIDGRRWQGTVRQLLPAPPATAAQNGTAPVTAGSKVVSYTVLFDVDNRDGDLMPQMTAQVFFVAGRARNVVLAPVAALEAVAGKPGVWRARVLDADDRVVVREVQLGVRDRFRAEVRSGLQAGERLITGERATPAGPPRFSL
- a CDS encoding TonB-dependent siderophore receptor translates to MTTGRPHATRMAATAPCRKPDPLALAVTAALLGLSLTSLSLPALAAEPAAATAGKNHHIAAGPLGRVLSGFAASAGVLLSFDPAVTAGKTSPGLDGRYTPQQGFARLLAGTGLEAVANGSGGYVLKTAPKPAGEAAGSLAGVQTLAAVDVNARGLGARTDGTGSYTTGSTSTATKLPLSLRETPQSVSVITRQQMDDRGLTQIDEVLKATVGITVTQAGAAGTDSNALYSRGFAIENYQIDGIPQYSNSTQDVNDMALYDRVEVVRGATGLMNGVGSPSATVNLVRKRPKREFEASVSATVGSWDFYRTDVDLSVPITEGGNVRARLVAALQDNDSWVDRLKERKAVFSAIVEADLTPDTTLAAGFDVQHHDSNNMGRAGAPLFFSDGSKTNFSRSFNSGADWAYYNHHKSSFFGSLEHRFDNDWLAKLVLTQSRDHYDAVLGYAGGGYPDRQTGAGVSLWAGRWNQTPVQNALDFYASGPFSLFGRKHDLVVGFNMSRTSSDDPTYPLWRFPGWDSSVPDIYKWDGSNPAKPDIAQSGNYHFSERQSGAYMTARFRPTDALSVIVGSRVSNWSQDTYNHYYDGSSDSGKRGKHGVVTPYLGVVYDLNDNWSVYTSYTNIFKPQDSKDSSGQYLDPLEGNSYEAGIKGAFYDGRLNASLAVFKVDQDNLAVEDVGHLTPDGNTAYKAAKGTKSRGFEVEVSGEVLTGWQVAGGFTHRTSEDAQGKPVNTVAPEDLFKLSTAYTLPGAWNPLTIGGALVWQSSIYSDRVGPHGERFTQPDYAVLDLMARYRFSRQLSASLNLNNVFDKKYYSTSSSSFYGAPFNVMASVKYTF